The following proteins are co-located in the Nocardia bhagyanarayanae genome:
- the rpsN gene encoding 30S ribosomal protein S14 yields the protein MAKKSKIERNEQRKAVVARYAARRAELKELIRKPATPDADRAAAQAALQRLPRDASPVRLRNRDAADGRPRGHLRKFGLSRVRVREMAHRGELPGVHKSSW from the coding sequence ATGGCGAAGAAGTCGAAGATCGAGCGCAACGAGCAGCGCAAGGCCGTCGTCGCCCGCTACGCGGCCCGCCGCGCGGAGCTGAAGGAACTGATCCGCAAGCCGGCCACGCCGGACGCCGACCGGGCCGCCGCGCAGGCCGCCCTGCAGCGCCTGCCGCGCGATGCCAGTCCGGTACGATTGCGCAACCGGGACGCCGCGGACGGACGTCCGCGGGGTCACCTCCGGAAGTTCGGTCTCTCCCGTGTGCGTGTGCGCGAGATGGCCCACCGGGGAGAGTTGCCCGGTGTGCACAAATCGAGCTGGTAA
- the rpmG gene encoding 50S ribosomal protein L33, whose amino-acid sequence MASKSTDIRPIVKLKSTAGTGYTYVTRKNRRNDPDRMVLKKYDPVVRKHVDFREER is encoded by the coding sequence ATGGCATCGAAGTCCACCGACATCCGCCCGATCGTCAAGCTGAAGTCGACCGCGGGCACCGGCTACACCTACGTCACCCGCAAGAACCGGCGCAACGACCCGGACCGCATGGTCCTCAAGAAGTACGACCCGGTGGTGCGCAAGCACGTCGACTTCCGCGAGGAGCGCTGA
- the rpmB gene encoding 50S ribosomal protein L28 produces MSAHCQVTGRKPGFGKSVSHSHKRTSRRWNPNIQRKTYYLPSEDRRVTLNVSAKGIKTIDRDGIEAVVARIRARGEKI; encoded by the coding sequence ATGTCGGCCCACTGCCAGGTCACCGGCCGCAAGCCGGGGTTCGGCAAGTCCGTGTCGCACTCGCACAAGCGGACCAGCCGCCGCTGGAACCCCAACATCCAGCGCAAGACCTACTACCTGCCCAGCGAGGACCGCCGCGTCACGCTGAACGTCTCCGCCAAGGGCATCAAGACCATCGATCGGGACGGAATCGAGGCCGTGGTCGCTCGGATCCGGGCTCGCGGCGAGAAGATCTAG
- the mrf gene encoding ribosome hibernation factor-recruiting GTPase MRF, with protein sequence MVVPDPALLPPEPDRRTPVVLVAGLPGRAAAGVDRAADALLGDGVVVVRHELSELREGVVRRTVRTATDTRTTVLELAHGCVSCTLRADLLPLLCTLAARESVRRIVLALDPAFEAEAVCQAIGDVVVTGVVGRVDGPAGRDVRVEAVLTCLDSQEWLSDATGDETLAERGLAAADDDRTVAQVAVGQVDFADAVLAIGPALDAMEQARLGAVLTRLVPDAPVAWIDDLAAVAATDIEALLARIPAGSRRGRIFDAHAPLLRGQPPLTAEYGVSLVEFAASRPFHPGRLHDALDVLFEGVVTARGRLWLATQPDEVVWLESAGGGLRVGGAGRWLAAMSEDELAQADPTRRALAALRWDDRFGDRDVSLVILAHDADPAEIRRALHWALVEDDELRLVERAPERVALWDDPFGDWHADPCDDAGELVDEVAEPKSRRGEGK encoded by the coding sequence GTGGTTGTGCCTGATCCCGCCCTGCTCCCGCCCGAGCCCGATCGCCGGACGCCGGTGGTGCTGGTCGCCGGTCTGCCCGGCCGCGCGGCCGCGGGCGTCGACCGTGCCGCCGACGCGCTGCTCGGCGACGGCGTCGTCGTCGTGCGCCACGAGCTGAGCGAGCTGCGCGAGGGCGTCGTGCGCCGCACGGTGCGCACCGCGACGGATACCAGGACCACCGTGCTCGAGCTGGCGCACGGCTGCGTCTCCTGCACGTTGCGCGCCGACCTGCTTCCGCTGCTGTGCACGTTGGCCGCGCGGGAATCGGTGCGGCGCATCGTCCTCGCACTCGATCCGGCGTTCGAGGCAGAGGCCGTGTGCCAGGCCATCGGTGATGTCGTGGTGACCGGAGTCGTGGGCCGGGTGGACGGACCCGCCGGGCGCGACGTACGCGTCGAGGCCGTGCTCACCTGCCTGGACAGCCAGGAGTGGCTGAGCGACGCCACCGGCGACGAGACCCTCGCCGAGCGCGGGCTCGCGGCAGCGGACGACGACCGCACCGTCGCGCAGGTCGCCGTCGGCCAGGTCGATTTCGCCGACGCGGTGCTGGCCATCGGCCCCGCGCTCGACGCCATGGAGCAGGCCAGGCTCGGCGCGGTGCTGACCCGCCTGGTGCCGGACGCGCCCGTCGCCTGGATCGACGACCTCGCCGCCGTCGCCGCCACCGACATCGAAGCCCTGCTCGCGCGGATTCCGGCGGGATCGCGGCGCGGCCGGATCTTCGACGCGCACGCGCCGCTGCTGCGCGGGCAGCCGCCGCTGACCGCCGAATACGGTGTCAGCCTGGTCGAATTCGCCGCGAGCAGGCCCTTCCATCCCGGCAGGCTGCACGACGCGCTCGACGTGCTTTTCGAAGGCGTTGTCACCGCCCGCGGCAGGCTCTGGCTGGCGACCCAGCCCGACGAGGTGGTGTGGCTGGAGTCGGCGGGCGGCGGGCTACGCGTCGGCGGTGCGGGGCGCTGGCTCGCCGCGATGAGCGAAGACGAACTAGCGCAGGCGGATCCGACTCGGCGCGCGCTCGCCGCGCTGCGCTGGGACGACCGCTTCGGCGATCGGGACGTCTCGCTGGTGATCCTCGCGCACGACGCCGATCCCGCGGAGATCCGCCGGGCCCTGCACTGGGCGCTGGTCGAGGACGACGAACTGCGACTGGTCGAGCGCGCGCCCGAACGGGTCGCGCTGTGGGACGACCCGTTCGGTGACTGGCACGCCGACCCGTGCGACGACGCGGGCGAACTGGTCGACGAGGTCGCGGAGCCCAAAAGTCGGAGAGGAGAAGGAAAGTGA
- a CDS encoding type B 50S ribosomal protein L31, with amino-acid sequence MKTGIHPDYHPVVFEDSSTGKRFLTRSTATSARTIEWADGNTYPLLVVDVTADSHPFWTGANRVLDTQGRVEKFERKYGRRVRAGQEA; translated from the coding sequence GTGAAGACAGGTATCCACCCGGACTATCACCCGGTGGTATTCGAGGACTCGAGCACCGGCAAGCGGTTTCTCACCAGGTCCACCGCCACCAGCGCGCGGACCATCGAGTGGGCGGACGGCAACACTTATCCGCTGCTGGTGGTCGACGTGACCGCCGACTCGCACCCGTTCTGGACCGGCGCGAACCGCGTGCTGGACACTCAGGGCCGGGTCGAGAAGTTCGAGCGCAAGTACGGCAGGCGCGTGCGCGCCGGACAGGAGGCCTGA
- the rpmF gene encoding 50S ribosomal protein L32 — MAVPKRRMSRSNTRSRRAQWKAAPPALVPVTVGGVVHQVPRRLVQAVRRGLIDLDRL; from the coding sequence ATGGCGGTGCCCAAGCGGAGGATGTCGCGGTCCAACACGCGCAGCCGTCGCGCCCAGTGGAAGGCGGCCCCGCCCGCGCTGGTGCCGGTGACCGTCGGGGGAGTGGTGCACCAGGTGCCGCGCCGCCTGGTGCAGGCCGTGCGCCGTGGACTGATCGACCTCGATCGCCTCTGA
- a CDS encoding glycoside hydrolase domain-containing protein, with amino-acid sequence MRFGLDYAGGRPGGAAIRAAGFDFVVRYLTPGGPSLPGKLLTPAEADDLRAHRISIVSNWETTAARMLDGYNAGIVDARAGLAQVLRCGGRPDRPIYFSADFDATPQDQVPINAYLDGAATVLGAANVGIYGGYWSVSRALDAGSAAWAWQTDAWSGGNVETRRNIHQTLRQIRVDGVLCDVNVAETADFGQWDFGQEEPDMTPEQDAVLRDIQTQLRGPGLAGWPQLGTDADGRHLTLVDGLAAALRRIDALEGDTEALRAQIGELRTEISELEATTADLIEQVRQLEGHRWPWPLSLIEGPAELIGAQLARLESLLPDLPGLPGHSDADSESRNGKP; translated from the coding sequence ATGCGGTTCGGCCTGGACTACGCCGGTGGACGTCCGGGCGGCGCCGCCATCCGGGCCGCGGGTTTCGATTTCGTGGTGCGATATCTGACGCCCGGCGGCCCGAGTCTGCCCGGCAAGCTGCTCACGCCGGCGGAGGCCGACGACCTTCGGGCGCACCGCATTTCCATCGTCTCCAACTGGGAGACGACCGCCGCGCGCATGCTGGACGGCTACAACGCGGGCATCGTCGACGCGCGAGCCGGTCTCGCGCAGGTGCTGCGCTGCGGCGGCCGTCCCGACCGGCCCATCTACTTCTCGGCGGATTTCGACGCGACCCCGCAGGACCAGGTGCCGATCAACGCGTACCTGGACGGCGCGGCCACCGTGCTCGGCGCCGCGAATGTCGGTATCTACGGCGGGTATTGGTCGGTGAGCCGGGCACTGGACGCGGGCAGCGCGGCGTGGGCGTGGCAGACCGACGCGTGGTCGGGCGGCAACGTGGAGACCCGCCGCAACATTCATCAGACGCTGCGCCAGATCCGGGTCGACGGCGTGCTCTGCGACGTGAACGTGGCCGAGACCGCAGATTTCGGCCAGTGGGATTTCGGACAGGAGGAACCGGACATGACGCCGGAGCAGGACGCGGTGCTGCGCGACATCCAGACCCAGTTGCGCGGCCCCGGTCTCGCGGGATGGCCGCAGCTGGGCACGGACGCCGACGGACGGCACCTGACGCTGGTGGACGGGCTGGCCGCGGCGCTGCGGCGCATCGATGCGCTGGAGGGCGACACCGAGGCACTGCGCGCCCAGATCGGCGAACTGCGCACGGAGATCAGTGAACTGGAGGCCACCACCGCCGACCTGATCGAGCAGGTGCGACAGCTGGAAGGACACCGCTGGCCGTGGCCGCTCTCCTTGATCGAGGGGCCCGCGGAGTTGATCGGCGCTCAGCTCGCGCGACTCGAGTCCCTGCTGCCGGATTTGCCCGGATTGCCGGGACATTCGGACGCGGATTCCGAATCTCGAAACGGGAAGCCGTAG
- a CDS encoding MHYT domain-containing protein has product MRVAVLSYFSMGYWVLGLSILVAMAGALIGLICIRQSTKSVTSKFRLVWLASAAVSIGGIGTWLAVFVSMLGVTPSGDALIRYDVARLTGAAVLAVLSVFGGLMVLGRTLQLPRLLAAGVLMGAGLSLMLALGMSAVQVRGDIEFGLWQVIASGVLGVVISLGTLWFVLFSWPTAAVVGASALFGCAVVGMHYLRMAGLELRIDPRAALPTGEDLFSFLVPMFVIGMLSLAVPITAVLVAPDRRTPSTPPAPARRPEFTR; this is encoded by the coding sequence GTGAGGGTCGCTGTCTTGTCCTACTTCTCCATGGGTTATTGGGTCCTCGGCCTGTCGATCCTGGTGGCGATGGCGGGCGCGCTGATCGGTCTGATCTGCATCCGTCAGTCGACCAAGTCGGTGACGTCCAAGTTCCGGCTGGTCTGGTTGGCCTCGGCGGCGGTCTCCATCGGCGGAATCGGTACCTGGCTGGCGGTTTTCGTCTCGATGCTCGGCGTCACGCCCTCGGGCGACGCGCTGATCCGCTACGACGTCGCCCGGCTGACGGGTGCGGCGGTGCTCGCGGTGCTTTCGGTCTTCGGTGGGCTGATGGTGCTCGGGCGGACGCTGCAACTGCCCCGCCTGCTCGCCGCGGGCGTGCTTATGGGCGCCGGACTGAGCCTGATGCTCGCCCTGGGGATGAGCGCCGTGCAGGTGCGCGGCGACATCGAGTTCGGACTGTGGCAGGTGATCGCCTCCGGCGTGCTCGGCGTCGTGATCTCGCTGGGCACACTGTGGTTCGTGCTGTTCTCGTGGCCGACGGCCGCCGTCGTCGGCGCCTCGGCGCTGTTCGGGTGCGCTGTCGTCGGCATGCACTACCTGCGGATGGCCGGGCTGGAGCTGCGGATCGATCCGCGCGCGGCGCTCCCGACCGGTGAAGACCTGTTCTCCTTCCTGGTGCCGATGTTCGTCATCGGCATGCTGTCGCTGGCCGTGCCGATCACCGCGGTACTCGTCGCCCCCGACCGGCGCACACCGTCGACGCCGCCCGCACCGGCGCGGCGGCCCGAGTTCACGCGCTGA